A single window of Columba livia isolate bColLiv1 breed racing homer chromosome 16, bColLiv1.pat.W.v2, whole genome shotgun sequence DNA harbors:
- the SAMD10 gene encoding sterile alpha motif domain-containing protein 10 isoform X1, with protein sequence MSCGQPKDMEAAAAHFSFCRSLLEHTVSAENLNYRLQRNPGSSLTWHDGRSQRPDGGRTVKLLRQPGTEGSQGRGCDHYGIYHTSPTLGCLAKPVVLWSQQDVCKWLKKHCPHNYLIYVEAFAHHAITGRALLRLNGEKLQRMGIAHEAQRQEVLQQVLQLQVREEVRNLQLLSQDCTNTVNRAPLGWAVPRRYET encoded by the exons ATGAGCTGCGGCCAGCCCAAGGACATGGAAG CTGCCGCTGCTCACTTCAGCTTCTGCCGCAGCCTCCTGGAGCACACGGTCTCGGCTGAAAACCTCAACTACCGCCTGCAGAGGAACCCAGGCAGCAGTCTCACCTGGCACGACGGCCGCAGCCAGCGGCCTGATGGTGGCCGCACCGTCAAGCTCCTGCGGCAGCCGGGCACTGAGGGCTCGCAG ggccgtGGCTGTGACCACTATGGCATCTACCACACCAGCCCCACACTGGGCTGCCTGGCCAAGCCGGTGGTGCTCTGGAGCCAGCAGGATGTGTGCAAATGGCTGAAGAAGCACTGTCCACACAATTATCTCATCTACGTTGAGGCGTTCGCCCACCACGCCATCACAG GTCGGGCACTGCTGCGGCTGAACGGGGAGAAGCTGCAGCGCATGGGCATTGCACATGAGGCGCAGCGGCAGGAGGTTctgcagcaggtcctgcagctccaggtgcGCGAGGAGGTCCGGAacctgcagctgctcagccaaG ATTGTACCAACACTGTGAACCGAGCACCTCTGGGATGGGCTGTGCCTCGCCGATATGAGACCTGA
- the SAMD10 gene encoding sterile alpha motif domain-containing protein 10 isoform X3 — protein MQQGRPSLCCVSTIRSSQGAPEPAAAAHFSFCRSLLEHTVSAENLNYRLQRNPGSSLTWHDGRSQRPDGGRTVKLLRQPGTEGSQGRGCDHYGIYHTSPTLGCLAKPVVLWSQQDVCKWLKKHCPHNYLIYVEAFAHHAITGRALLRLNGEKLQRMGIAHEAQRQEVLQQVLQLQVREEVRNLQLLSQDCTNTVNRAPLGWAVPRRYET, from the exons ATGCAGCAGGGCCGGCCATCCCTCTGCTGCGTTTCCACCATCCGCAGCTCGCAGGGTGCACCCGAGCCAG CTGCCGCTGCTCACTTCAGCTTCTGCCGCAGCCTCCTGGAGCACACGGTCTCGGCTGAAAACCTCAACTACCGCCTGCAGAGGAACCCAGGCAGCAGTCTCACCTGGCACGACGGCCGCAGCCAGCGGCCTGATGGTGGCCGCACCGTCAAGCTCCTGCGGCAGCCGGGCACTGAGGGCTCGCAG ggccgtGGCTGTGACCACTATGGCATCTACCACACCAGCCCCACACTGGGCTGCCTGGCCAAGCCGGTGGTGCTCTGGAGCCAGCAGGATGTGTGCAAATGGCTGAAGAAGCACTGTCCACACAATTATCTCATCTACGTTGAGGCGTTCGCCCACCACGCCATCACAG GTCGGGCACTGCTGCGGCTGAACGGGGAGAAGCTGCAGCGCATGGGCATTGCACATGAGGCGCAGCGGCAGGAGGTTctgcagcaggtcctgcagctccaggtgcGCGAGGAGGTCCGGAacctgcagctgctcagccaaG ATTGTACCAACACTGTGAACCGAGCACCTCTGGGATGGGCTGTGCCTCGCCGATATGAGACCTGA
- the SAMD10 gene encoding sterile alpha motif domain-containing protein 10 isoform X2, producing MSCGQPKDMEAAAAHFSFCRSLLEHTVSAENLNYRLQRNPGSSLTWHDGRSQRPDGGRTVKLLRQPGTEGSQGRGCDHYGIYHTSPTLGCLAKPVVLWSQQDVCKWLKKHCPHNYLIYVEAFAHHAITGRALLRLNGEKLQRMGIAHEAQRQEVLQQVLQLQVREEVRNLQLLSQASFGNVS from the exons ATGAGCTGCGGCCAGCCCAAGGACATGGAAG CTGCCGCTGCTCACTTCAGCTTCTGCCGCAGCCTCCTGGAGCACACGGTCTCGGCTGAAAACCTCAACTACCGCCTGCAGAGGAACCCAGGCAGCAGTCTCACCTGGCACGACGGCCGCAGCCAGCGGCCTGATGGTGGCCGCACCGTCAAGCTCCTGCGGCAGCCGGGCACTGAGGGCTCGCAG ggccgtGGCTGTGACCACTATGGCATCTACCACACCAGCCCCACACTGGGCTGCCTGGCCAAGCCGGTGGTGCTCTGGAGCCAGCAGGATGTGTGCAAATGGCTGAAGAAGCACTGTCCACACAATTATCTCATCTACGTTGAGGCGTTCGCCCACCACGCCATCACAG GTCGGGCACTGCTGCGGCTGAACGGGGAGAAGCTGCAGCGCATGGGCATTGCACATGAGGCGCAGCGGCAGGAGGTTctgcagcaggtcctgcagctccaggtgcGCGAGGAGGTCCGGAacctgcagctgctcagccaaG CCTCTTTTGGAAATGTCTCCTAG